CACCGAccatcaacacaaacaacatctTTCCCTTTTATCTGCACAATCAGTGTGCtgatgtgtgcatgtgaccCCCCACAGACTGTCCATGTTTCTTCATACAAATACACGAgatatgtatttataatataaataatatgaatacatctaagtatatacagtatacagcaAATAGAGGTGCAGTGTGTCTAATTGTTCATAAGCAAGACGGCCTGTTCCTGTGTCTAGTGGTTTTTCGTGGTTCTAGTGGTCTTGGTGGTTCAGGTGGTCATGGTAGTCTTGGTGGTTCTGGTAGTTTTGGTAGTTTAGGTGGATCAGGTGGTCttggtggttctggtggtcTTGGTGGTTCAGGTAGTCTTGGTAGTCTTGGTGGTTCTGGTAGTTTTGGTGGTTCAGGTGGTCTTGGCGTACAATACTCCCTAGAGGGGAGGAGTCTGAATCATGATGTGAAGGTCTGCAGTGATTTTTTCCTGCCTAATTCCTCATTCCTGAGGGTGAACAGGTGAGCAGGTGAACAGGTGAGCAGGTGAACAGGTGAGCAGGTGAACAGGTGTGCAGGTGAATAGGTGAGCAGGTGAACATATGTGCAGGTGAACAGGTGTGCAGGTGAATAGGTGAGCAGGTGAACATATGTGCAGGTGAACATATGTGCAGGTGAACATATGTGCAGGTGAACAGGTGAGCAGGTGAACAGGTGTGCAGGTATCCAGGATGGACGGAGCAGATTATTCTCCTGTCCTGTAATAGTAAATAAATCCTAATGCAAATCATTAATTGTTTATTCATTAAACAATGAATAACATGTCATTTTCTAtgattttcattgttttattatttatattattttatatgtgCTGTACATATATCATTCAGTGATATTTCAGTGATATCAGTGATTTTGGTGGGTGGAGCCAGTGAAAAGctcaaataatattaataatctgAACCTGCTGAAGAGAAACTGACTCCAGATCAgctgcttcattcattcattgcaaACCAACCCAAAAGCAGCTGAGGGAGGTTCACCTGCACCGCGGGCCTCCCCCCACCAGGTGACCCCCTGCAGCTTTAACtcaaatgcattgtgggaaatgcgCGGTTGCGCGCTGATGTCTGACCGTGTTTTCATGGTCACACTGAATGAGATGAGAATCTTCTCCGCCTGAATCCACACTTGGTCTCTGGTGGAGTTCTCAcgcatttcatattttaaattaaagtgcTGCTTCCCCAGAACAAAATCCTTCATCAAAGCATTTCATTATTAtgtgtttttctcaaaaatCAATGTGTGCGATGAATATAAAGTGGAAATAGTCATATATTTGGAACAAATCCTATTGCTCTACATTTGAAGGCTTCTCATtcaagttaaagttaaagcaatcagCAGAAAGACAGGTCACTGTTGGACATTTTAATGGAGACATATTTCTCAATAAAAAGACATTGGGATTCTTCAACACAATTTGAAATTGCAGAAATGAAGATACGTGTCAAACGTCTGTGAGGGTTCGGTTCAGCAGATCATCGCGTGAAAATAATTCCAACCAACGGAAAAGAGGTAAATCAAACATTTACAAACTGAAAGATGTGtatttgagtcttttttttttaggcctttTGGACCTGGATCAAAGCCCCGGGTCACGTGTAGCGGCCTTTTAATCAGGATGAGTAAAACCCAAAGCACGTTCATTAAAAGATGCGATAAATCCCCCGCTGTCTGCATTGAGTCTCGTCTGAATCCACTCCAAAAACCTCCTGTCAAAACCaaggatgtgttttttttacttcttgcTTTTTGGCCTCTTGGTCTTTTTGGCGGCTTCATCCTGAGGACGGAGATCAGAGGGTTACAGAAGGATAATTATCTTCCATTAGCAGTGCACTTAACGCTGCCAAACACTTCTTCCATGTTTCCATACTTAAGTGCTGTTTTAAAGCTCATGactcaatgccccccccccgctgtgcttcactgaaatgtgaaatgtgaaattACTATGCACTGATCGGCTGGTTTAATGTGTTCAAATAATTACATCAATCCAAACATGGCGTCTTATGCAGCATCAAATCAACGTGTTCACAGATTTGATCGTATTTGACATCAATCACAATCGGACTCGAGGGCTTTCAGTCGTTTCACTCCACATCGAATCTGAAATGATTCAAGTAGGACAAACCAATGCATCAAGGTACAGTAGTACGAGCATTACACAGCTTTTACATTGATGTGCACTCaatgtgtgccccccccaccaggtTGTGGAATGGGGAGACTTTGAGAGCTCATCAAGctattttaaattataattcTAGAGTTATTATGCATTGAGGGTGTTTTCCTCTGCAGCTCGAGGCTGTCCTCCTGGTTTGTCCACTCTGGGCCTAAACAGCAGCTGAAGATTGATCACATCTGCAGGAGATTCTTATCTTatctgacctgtcaatcaaaaaggTTCTGACGGACAGCTGAAACCAAGCGGTTGGTTTCAGAAGTAAGCAGCTTTTTAGAAGCGGGTTCTGCAGAGGAGTCGATCTGCTCTCCGGTAACGGGCTGTCacagtgggggtggggggggggggggaccatgttCTGATTCCTTCAGAGACCTGATGGGGTTTTGAAGTCCGGTTCGTTTTAAGAGCAGGTTTTCAGGTACCTTTAATCTACCGAGGCATCGGCTCAAAAGGTCGATCGCGTTACCCGGTGAAATAAGAACACAAAGGAGACTTCAAAGCGGATCGGACCTAACTTCAGGCCGCTGAGAGGGTGTTTGATCTGCAACATGTGGCCACCAGACACTTCAAATGAAGCCGTGTCCCCAACGCAGCAGCTGCTGTGCAAGCACTCTACGTTTTAATAAGGAATCCATGTCACATGACCCAGAGCTACGCGCCGCCTCGTTACTTAAATCGTTTCTTCTATGACCCAACAACAAGTACAAAGAGTGAcgttcttcctgatgttctGATGGATACATCTACCACAACGAGAGAAGATGTTGCTTCATTACTTAAACTTAACTAAGTTACTTTTTGTGAAGACGGATGTTATTTAAAGTCGACTGTGAGCATCTGATGAGCAGAAACCGGACGGACGGCTCGTCTTGAACCCGTTTCCTTTGGGGGAGTGCTACCTGGGGGTCTCTCACCGAGGGGCTCACGGCGtacccctcctccaccaggagGTTCCTGGCACAGTTGTTGATGTGCTTGAAGCGGTCCGGACCCAACAAGATGCCTCCGTACCACCGGGACACGACCACCGCCACGTTCCGCACGTCCAggatctgtggggggggggacacggacACGTTCAGCACGCCAGACCACGCCCCCTCATCCCGGGCTCGGGTGATACAAATCTCTCATTAAGCGAATCCGTCGCCGTGGAGATGAAACTGCTCGGGGTGATTCCCCCTCCGTGGTCACTTTGATCCACAGAGTCAGAGGAGAAAATGAGGCTCCACTTTCATCTCAGCAGCACGAAGGTCTGAGTCATCATCCATGACATGAGGATTTATCTGTGATTAAAGCTGCTCTCATCAATCGCTGTGTATTAAAGAAACAGTTGAGATgctttcagtgtgtttgttcGAGTGTCGGGTTCTACCACAGGAGGGTTgagagaaccagaaccagagcaAAGGGATGTTCTGCTGTGCACGAATCAGTGAACGATGATGCATTTAAatcactttctcctcctcattcTGAAGATGTACTCGTTGATCTCTTTAAATACACCAGAATCCATTGATGAAATCAGTATTCTTCAATGGTTAGTTAGTGTTCTCATTTGAAGGAACATTTGTTGAAGCTGTAAAATGAGATGCAGATGGTGCTTCTGTCGGAGGAGAACGTTAACCGAGTCAAATTCGTTGAGTAGCCAAAGCACTAATTCCCAGTAACTGGCCGCTCTGACGCGGTCACAGCGGCGCCGCCGACCATCTCGCCAGCGAGTACGATCTGTGACTCGAGTCACTGATCTCAGCGCCTTCTGCTACCGAGAGCGACAGCGTCCAGCTGTGGGTTCGTCTCGGGCCTCAAGAGACGTTACGGCCAGACACAAAGTGCATGGACGATCAGCgtgatgtgcatgtgtgtgtgtgtgtgtgtgtgtgtgtgtgtgtgtgtgtacgtgtgtacatgtgtgtatgtgtgtgtgtgtgtgtgtgtgtgtgtacgtgtgtacatgtgtgtatgtgtgtgtgtgtgtacgtgtgtgtatgtgtgtacgtgtgtgtgtgtgtgtgtgtgtgtgtgtgtgtacatgtgtgtatgtgtgtgtgtgtgtacgtgtgtgtctgtgtgtgtgtgtgtgtgtgtgtgagagagagaatcattGCACCATCTGACAGCACAAGTGCCTCTTTGAAATGTGCAATGAGAGAGATTTTGTGGGCTATTTGTGTGGAGAGGGTTTCACATTATGTAAATACGAGTGCTGTGTTCCACGAGCCAATAAATCATGTGGAGATGACTTTTCTCAAGAAAATAAGTAGACGTTTAGCTTCGCAATTTTCACGTTGTGATGAAATGATCTAAACATCATAGTGATAATAATGATTAGTTCAACTCTGACACTTAGAATCAGTTAGTCCTTCATTTGTTGGTCGTATTAGTTGCTTTTCAATGCCGATATAAACTAGCGGTGTTCAGAGAGCATGAAACAGTCCCTCATGGGTTCTGTAGTTCTTCTAGAACCCGGTGCCGTGCTGCACTTCTGCCTCCTGTGGCTGGAATGAGAACTACAACAGGTATTTGttaccttttttaaatctttggcCTTCATTCCCAATGCGTGCACTTTGTTCAGCGGacttaaatgtgaataaaaacgTGACTGTAGTAAGTGAGCCGCCCTCCTCGGTGGTTGGAGACGCGTCGCCACGGCAACCCCAAACGAACCTCGCGTGACCGAAGGATGATTTGTGGGTTGAATAATAAACCGTTAATTCCACCTCACGTCTACATGGAAGCATCGAAGCGAGTTGTGGCACTaccgcattgcattgtgggatgttTACGGCATTGTGTAACGTATGTGGTTTCTACCTGCAACGGGAAATGAAACCGTCTTTAATAAAAgcttttcatgttgttttatcAAAGTTTATTTATCTATATGTCATATTGAAATGATAAGGAGACGGTAGGATGCGATACTGGCTCGACCCCGATGGGACGATGGCGAGGTAAAAAGGGGCTTCAGGAGTCATATGaaaaataattcataattacTAATTAAAGCCTTTATGTCCTTcatcttttatatttaaaaaagtctTAGAAGTGGTAAAACAGTTATCTTCATAATTAATGAAgctgtattcattcatttaacatCTTAAAACAAAATGGTTTTCGTGGTGTAAAATGAACAATAACCATCACTGTGGTTTCTGTTCATGACTCAATGTGAGCGTTTCAGGACAAACTGTAAGAacctgcagcaggtggagaAGCCGCCCCCCAGCTGCTGTCTCCCCGTCGTCCTCACAGTCCTGCAGGAACCGGTTCTTCTCCTCACAGTAAATCCTTCAAACACACAGAACCCAAAAGGAGCATCTGTGAATGTCAGTGGTAGTGACCCCatgagaagcacacacacacacacacacacacacacacacagggatctTCATACAACATCACTGACCTGTAAGCATAAATGTTGTGCGTGGCCCCTGAGATCTTCTTGTTCTCGTATAGCTTCCCCAGGAACAGTTTGACCTGCAGATgacatcactacatcactgcatcactgcATCACTGAATCGCTGCATCACTGAATCACTgcatcactgaatcactacatcactgaatcgctgcatcactgaatcactgcatcactgaatcactacatcactgcatcactgaatcactacatcactgaatcactacatcactgcatcactgaatcactacatcactgaatcactacatcactgcatcactgaatcactacatcactgaatcactgcatcactacatcactgaatcactacatcactgaatcactgcATCACTACATCACCGAATCACTGCATCACCGAATCACTGCATCACcgaatcactacatcactgcatcaccgaatcactacatcactgcatcactgaatcactacatcactgaatcactacatcactacatcactgcaacactgaatcactgcatcactgaatcactacatcactgaatcactgcatcactgaatcactgcatcactgaatcactacatcactgaatcactgcATCACTGAATCACTGCATCACcacatcactacatcactgcaacACTGAATCACTGAATCACTGCATCACCACATCACAacatcactgaatcactgcATCACTACAGCTCAGCTGCAGATGAATGACATCATGAAGGTCAACAGAGGTCAGTGCAGAATGAGCAGCACTTagttaaactatttttttttaaataaatgatacaGTTTtctaattttaacaaacttccATCCCCACTTCTCTCGTAACATTGTCTCCCTGTGAATATGTAAATGCTGCTCAGGTCGCCCTCTGCTCTGAGCACCTGTtccccgggggggaggggggggggggggttaatgttTAGAAGTAAACATCTCTCCTCAGCAGGTGGAAGCTTTCAGGCCCAATGGGGCgtttctcctccagcaggaagGAGCCGTGTTGATGTTCCACTTTGTTTATTAAGCACGTTTATTTCCTCTGAAGCTCCTCTCAGGTGTTGTTGTCCGACGGgccgtgtgttgttgttgttgttgtttacctgtTTGGGAGTCACCACGGGGGCTAAATGAGGCTGGAAGGTGCTGCGTCGGTCTGTGATGGTGGTTCCATGTTTGATAGGAGGAATCTCTACATCTACATGGAATGATAGATGCATAGATAGATAAGATAAGATAGACACAACTAACTAGATCCATGTTACGTGTTCCAGGAAGTGGGCGGTACCGTTTGAATGATCCACGAAGAGATGTGAAGGTTCTGTGTTGAGCTTCAGAGTCCTGAGGTCTGGTacgtcttcatcatcttcctcttcagccGTGACGTTCCCTTGCAGAGGTTCCTCTGAAGCTTCCTCTGAAGGAACCAGAGGAGTCACAACTGGACTCACAGCTTATTTGCTTTAATTCTTCTTTCACATTTAAGACTCACGACTATTTTACTTCAGTAAATATGAACTAGTTGGAAATCAATCATTTTTGTCGAGGGAATCTTGCAGTGTTTATTCCACGTggcctcatcacacacacaaaggcttttcaaaataaagcgtCTCCAcataatctataaaaaaaattgaGTTTAAAGAGATTTGatttctgtccttttttctGTCTGGTCTCGTTCAACCAAACGTCCAGATTCACTtccctttcatttccttttctgtGCACTGCGCATCTTtaaccccccccggccccccccggCCTGACCAGTTCTACTTATTACCACATAAATCACAGACAGGGACAGCTCATGTcttcatgtattcatttctcagataacccccccgccccccaggaAGAAAACGCTGACGGCGACACCTGTAGAGGAATCTAATTCCAGCATCTTTTCCTCCTCTAAACTCCAAAGGGTTCTGCTGAGGTAACCGAAGCCATTACGCAGATATTGATCGGGATCCCAAGCAGTCACTCacagccggagggggggggggggggggatttttttcctttcattttttttcacgcTCCCCCAGCGGCCTTTTGTGCTCATCTGATCCCCAGATAGCTGTTGTGCTAATGGAACTAGATGATCCCTCCATCTCTACAGCAGATGGATGCAATAATTGAGCTGCTGCTGAATCAGAGGCGCCGGCTCGCGTGGCCCCGCCCACCTCAGCGTCTGTGAGAGAGGAAACGCTTTCAACACACGTTCATCGATGAAcgtttcatttagctgacgtcaCTTTGTAAAACACAAACCTCAAAGCTGAGTTAGTGTTTGCTGAGACGGTCCATAAGAGAGCTGCAGCGTGTGAGGACACAATAACGCCCAACAAACATAACGGACAACTTTGAAGGgcggaagtgggcggggcttagcacACGACCGATGACTCACCCGTCTCGGAGCGCCGGGATTTGTCCACGAGGAACTCTCGAACCCTCTCCACCCACAGGTGGAGGATGCTCTCCCCCGCGTGGCCCCTGCAGAGAAGAGACGGAGAAGAACGAGGGCCAGTTGCATCCCAGAGGCacacggagccccccccccgccacaatGAACTCACGCGTAGAGGTCCTCCAGGCCGCTCGCCAGCTCCGTCCTCTCGAGGCCTCGCAGCCACGCCGCGCTGCAGAAGGCGAGAGCAAACAGGTGGGGGGGTCGAGTGGGAGGACGAGAGGCCTTTGAGAGGGACGTCCCTTTGATTCAGcagattcaatttgaaatgcAAATAGACTCACTTGATCTGGTAGATGGGCGGAGCGGCACTCGGGTAATCAGGTGGGAGAATTATCTGATCAAAAGGAGACAAGATggaagaaagaaacttttgactAATGCATTTAtaattatatctatatatagattatctatatatattgtataaatGTCATTATGTCTCCATCTACCTGCAAACACACGGTCAGCTTTGGCTCCTCCAGGTCGTCAGATATTCTGATGCAGAATATCCTGGAGGCCTCGTCGATGACGCACCACTCGTCTCCGTAGATGGAGGACagagcctccacctcctcgaTCTGGACCAGGGGACAAAGACCCATCAGCATGAAGACATCAGACTAGTCCACCAAGGACAGACACAGaccctccagcagagaccataTAGATTTCTTTTagtatttaaatgtgttcttttattacttttattgtTATAAATGTATAGAACCTTGGCACATCTTTTTGATAAGTGTTGTATGATTATTATaccaaaagaaagaaggaaagctcCTCTGGTAGATATTTCTTTACTACAATTACACAGTAACAGCAGATTACAACACACCTGCTGCGCTTCACACATCACGTGCTCATTATGCTAATGAGGTCAGACCCGcattgtgtgcgcgtgtctgaTTATTTCCGACGTGTAAGCCTGAGTTCTGGGTTCATTCTCGGTACTGTGAGATCTGGACCTCCTGTTCACCTGCCCCACAGGTATCGTTCGGCGCATGCGCACATGCGGGCCACACTAACACACTGAAGCAGAGGCTTTCTTACTTGATCCTGAAGGTCTGATGCATCCTCCGGATGTGTGACGTCAGCCATGTGTCCAACTACTAGAAACATGGAAGTAAAGAAGTCAATAAGCCGTTAACTTGAAATCTAAGGCACGTGAAGTACATGGTGACGTCCAGCCCGCGTGCGTGACGTCAGCCAGTGTCGAGAGCTTCCGGGGCAAAGAGTTCCCCTCGACAAAATAAAGGAAGACGAAGCAAAGAAGGACGCGTCGCGTGTCAAGTCTTTGCTTTATAAATTCATAACATCTAATTAGTCATAATCTGTAAAATAATGCGTGACTTGCGCGTGGCTGCCAGTTTTTCTCCGTGTTCGAAATAGCAGGGagagcttttattctgaaaggagCAGCAATGTTTCCGCCCTGCGCAGATCAGCTGATCGGTGTAAACAGAGAagcagaggtgtgtgtttgtgtgtgtgtgtgtttgtgtgtgcgtgtgtgagacaGGGAAAGACGGACGGCTGTAGACACCTCGTTACCTTTGAAGACGGAAACCGGGGGGACCGGTGGGGGCCACGTGACGTTTAGAGGCCGCCCGGAAGTGGCTCAAAGGGTCTAAAGGGGTCACATGCGACACGACGGGGGGGTCCGGCCCCAAGAGGACCCCGACCACCGCGGATCTGCTCCCCTCGGGACCGGAACAGTGGAAGCAGTGAGTGTtctgtttaacacacacacacacacacacacaaacatagatgTGTGTGCTTTATATTTCCAATTAGTGAGAGACACAAACAGCTCGGATCAATAAACTGTAGCTGACATGAGGGAGCAGCTGATTTTGATGGATCAATAATCTGTGCACGTGACTGTGGTTTAAATGATGTACATCAGGCTGGTTTATGATGTATATGAATAATACGTCATAAACCATCGACTTAATAAAACTAATCTTGGAAATGAACAGAATAATCATTTCCGGGTCAAACATTCTGATAATGTACCACTAATGTACTAATGTACTACTATCTGATGTATGTAGTCTGAACATAGATCTGATATAAATATCTTTTACCCACTTAGTCGTCACATCCTGAGGattattaatgtttttattaaagctCAACGTCAACCCAACAATATCGTTTCATTATCGGaaattgttatatttatttccatATCGCCTACTACCATGAAGTACTGCAGCGTGGTAGTATTGTGAGTATTTCCATGTCATCTCCCTTCATTTGGTCCCTCTGGttaatattgaataaaaaaaatgaataaatctactCTGAGTCAAACGTTTACGTTGGTAAAAGGCTGAATATGATGCATTTTACATTCCTGTGCGTCACCATGGCAGCAGGTCGACATGGAGGGTCAAAATAAAGCCGGTGATTAGGggaataatatatttatatgtgtttaTATGTGACATCCTGCTTTTGTTCCACTTGTATTTGGCGTAACTCCAGATGTCCTCTGTGTCTCCGGCGTGTTATTGTAATGTCACATTCATGTCACATCTGGAGCCACTTCGCCATCATTTACATCTCAAAGCCCACAAGGGGGGGCGGCGATTTTTATTCAGATTTCTTTAAATTTCATGTTTACCAGActgtttattcatatttatggaCGTTCAAAGACGAAGGAAATGTTAAATAGGACGTTACAGGTAAAGCTCAAGCTGGTCCTGGATCCGGTCCAggatctggttctggttctggtccagcCAGCTGTAATGAAACCAGAAGACTCTGTTTCCCTTCAATGCCAACATCAGAATGTTGATTTCAGCCCGTCACGATGGAccctacatttcccataatgcatctgGACTGGGTCTTTcatgcgacccccccccccccccccccagcctggtGAACATGGATCTCTTTCACACCTCCGTCTAAAGGGACATGTGACAGAAAACAAGAAGTCACAAGACACAAGTTTTGAAAAGCAACCGTCAGAAAGATGACGAAAGGCTTCAGTCACCGGACCAGCTGTACAGgaagtccctcccccccccccccaggccacaTGACTCTGGTAtgaaaggatgggggggggaatgtCACGTGTGGATGGCAAAGAAGTAACGAACCACATGATCACGAGAGGACAAACTgtctgcagagggagggaggggctcgCCCGGTGAACAGGTTTACCTGTGACTCCGCCCTCTTCACACTGTGCTCCAATCACCTGTGAGCTGTGATCACGCTGCTCAACCATCAGGGCAACATTTTAATCTCAGCGTAATGTAATGAACTCTGCTTTTCTTTGGTCAAATAATGGttcaataatgtttttatttatttgaccgttgattgattgattgatttgtaaaaaaaacaacctctggAAACAAATTGCAGACGGGATAACGAGCAGAAGTGCAGGGAGGAAGTAGAGTAGAAGAAGAGTGGGCGTTGCTGTAACCCAGCCAGCCAATCAGGGCGGTGGGCGGGACCAGTGATGCAATCAGCCTCTGCGGTTATTTCTTCACATTCAGTCCAAACGTCCTCTTGGACTCGGAGGACGTgaacagcagctgtgtctcatCGCCTTGTAGCCTCCATCCTTTGTGGACCTTCTGGTCTCTGACATGGGACGGTCTGTTCTAGGGTGGACTTCCTGTTtgcgtcatcagctttaccgccgctgctcccgttgcctagcaacctgcacagatgaagaagataaacttcttctctggagcaTGAcgtatttcaggctgagagaagaacattttccggttattttaaattcaaattaaaccagttaatgtataatatataattactcataattactttcagctaaaagtcaAATGCAaccttaaggcagaggagattccaccaatgttgtcaataaaaacaacaacacgcatttattaacttgtattATAAGACTtcttatttttctattatttagGATACCAGCTGTTTTAAGTGTAATTTTTTACAGAATATTACAGCAGCTTAATGTCATTCCTCC
This is a stretch of genomic DNA from Pungitius pungitius chromosome 7, fPunPun2.1, whole genome shotgun sequence. It encodes these proteins:
- the impact gene encoding protein IMPACT isoform X1, translated to MFLVVGHMADVTHPEDASDLQDQIEEVEALSSIYGDEWCVIDEASRIFCIRISDDLEEPKLTVCLQIILPPDYPSAAPPIYQINAAWLRGLERTELASGLEDLYAGHAGESILHLWVERVREFLVDKSRRSETEEASEEPLQGNVTAEEEDDEDVPDLRTLKLNTEPSHLFVDHSNDVEIPPIKHGTTITDRRSTFQPHLAPVVTPKQVKLFLGKLYENKKISGATHNIYAYRIYCEEKNRFLQDCEDDGETAAGGRLLHLLQILDVRNVAVVVSRWYGGILLGPDRFKHINNCARNLLVEEGYAVSPSVRDPQDEAAKKTKRPKSKK
- the impact gene encoding protein IMPACT isoform X2 translates to MFLVVGHMADVTHPEDASDLQDQIEEVEALSSIYGDEWCVIDEASRIFCIRISDDLEEPKLTVCLQIILPPDYPSAAPPIYQINAAWLRGLERTELASGLEDLYAGHAGESILHLWVERVREFLVDKSRRSETEEASEEPLQGNVTAEEEDDEDVPDLRTLKLNTEPSHLFVDHSNDVEIPPIKHGTTITDRRSTFQPHLAPVVTPKQVKLFLGKLYENKKISGATHNIYAYRIYCEEKNRFLQDCEDDGETAAGGRLLHLLQILDVRNVAVVVSRWYGGILLGPDRFKHINNCARNLLVEEGYAVSPSDEAAKKTKRPKSKK
- the impact gene encoding protein IMPACT isoform X3, producing MADVTHPEDASDLQDQIEEVEALSSIYGDEWCVIDEASRIFCIRISDDLEEPKLTVCLQIILPPDYPSAAPPIYQINAAWLRGLERTELASGLEDLYAGHAGESILHLWVERVREFLVDKSRRSETEEASEEPLQGNVTAEEEDDEDVPDLRTLKLNTEPSHLFVDHSNDVEIPPIKHGTTITDRRSTFQPHLAPVVTPKQVKLFLGKLYENKKISGATHNIYAYRIYCEEKNRFLQDCEDDGETAAGGRLLHLLQILDVRNVAVVVSRWYGGILLGPDRFKHINNCARNLLVEEGYAVSPSVRDPQDEAAKKTKRPKSKK